The Flavobacterium galactosidilyticum nucleotide sequence AAAGTTATTTGCTTTTGATCAAGATGAGGATGCATTGGCAAACGCATTGGATGACGAAAGGTTTACGCTAATCAATGATAATTTTAGATTTATAAAAAGATTTTTACGCTTTTACGGAATAAAAAGTGTTGATGGAATTCTAGGTGATTTAGGTGTTTCATCGCATCAGTTTGATGTTCCTGAAAGAGGTTTTTCTACTCGTTTTGATGCAGGCTTGGACATGAGAATGAGTCAGAAAAATGATTTGAATGCTTATAAGGTTGTTAACGAATATGATGAAGACAATTTGAAAAGAGTGTTCTTAGATTATGGCGAATTAAAAAATGCACCAGTTTTAGCTCGAACTATATTAGAAGCAAGAGAGCTGAATCCTATCAAGACTACTGACAAACTAAAGGAGGTTTTGGCGAGACATTTGCCTGATCGAGTTAGAAATAAAATCTTGGCTCAGATTTATCAAGCCATCCGAATTGAGGTAAACCAAGAAATGGATGTTTTGAAAGAGTTCTTAGAACAATCGCTTGAAATTTTAAATCCAGAAGGAAGGTTAAGCGTAATCTCTTATCATTCATTAGAAGATAGATTAGTGAAAAGGTTTATGAAGAATGGAATGTTTGAAGGAGAACCTGAGCGTGATTTTTTTGGTAATTTCTCAGTTCCTTTTAAAAGTGTTGGTAAACTAATTGTTCCTGATGCTGCTGAAATTAAAGAAAATAATAGAGCTAGAAGTGCCAAATTAAGAATAGCTGAAAAGAAATAATAGCGATGAAAAACGGGGTTTACAGTTTGTTGAAAGCAAAGTTCTTGAATAATGAGGACGCATTGAAAAACTGGCGCTTTATTGTTTTTATAATTTTATTGGCCATTTTGATGATTGCTAATACACAGCGATTTGAACAGAAAGTCTTCAAAATTGTGGCGTTGACAAATCAAGCAAAAGAACTTCGTTCGGAATTTGTAGATAGACGCTCAGAATTAATGAAATTAAAAATGGAGTCTACTGTGTCTGCAAAAATGGTTGAAAAAGAAATTTTCCCATCGACAGTTCCTCCAGTAAAAATAAAAGTTAAAAAAGAAAAAGAGAAAACCTTTTTTCAAAAGTTATGGCAGTAGAAGATAAGCAAATATCATACAGAATTTATACGGTCGCTATTGGCATTTTTGTCATGGCAATGGCTATTGCTGTCAAATTAGCTAATATTCAATGGGTTGAAGGTGATTATTATCGAAAATTAGCGAAGGAAAGAACAGTCAAGAATTTTGTTATTCCTGCTAATAAAGGAAATATTTATTCTGCTGATGGAAGCCTTTTAGCTACTTCAATTCCTAATTATGAGATTCGTTTCGATGCTCTTGCTCCAAAGGCTGAAGCTTTTGAAAAAAATGTGAAGTCATTATCAGATTCACTTGCAACAGTTCTAGGCAAGTCTTCTAGTTTTTTTGAAAATGAACTACGAAAAGCCAGAGCTAACAAAAATAGATATTACTTGCTAGCTCGGAAATTAAGTTATACGCAGTATTCTAAAATCAAAGGATTTCCGCTATTTAATTTAGGTGCTTACAAAGGCGGAATCATTGTACAACAAGAAACGGTACGTGAGCATCCGATAGGTAAAATTGCTGAAAGAACTATTGGTTATGAGCGTACTTCGTCGAATGGGAAATCTGATGGAAAAGGAATTGAATGGGCATATAGAAAATATTTAAACGGTAAAGACGG carries:
- the rsmH gene encoding 16S rRNA (cytosine(1402)-N(4))-methyltransferase RsmH, which translates into the protein MTTTMEYHNPVLLHASVDGLNIKPDGIYVDVTFGGGSHSKEILSRLGPNGKLFAFDQDEDALANALDDERFTLINDNFRFIKRFLRFYGIKSVDGILGDLGVSSHQFDVPERGFSTRFDAGLDMRMSQKNDLNAYKVVNEYDEDNLKRVFLDYGELKNAPVLARTILEARELNPIKTTDKLKEVLARHLPDRVRNKILAQIYQAIRIEVNQEMDVLKEFLEQSLEILNPEGRLSVISYHSLEDRLVKRFMKNGMFEGEPERDFFGNFSVPFKSVGKLIVPDAAEIKENNRARSAKLRIAEKK
- a CDS encoding FtsL-like putative cell division protein, with product MKNGVYSLLKAKFLNNEDALKNWRFIVFIILLAILMIANTQRFEQKVFKIVALTNQAKELRSEFVDRRSELMKLKMESTVSAKMVEKEIFPSTVPPVKIKVKKEKEKTFFQKLWQ